Proteins encoded within one genomic window of Marasmius oreades isolate 03SP1 chromosome 6, whole genome shotgun sequence:
- the SUB2 gene encoding Suppressor of the cold-sensitive snRNP biogenesis mutant brr1-1 (BUSCO:EOG09262E4Q): MSAHDNEDLIDYEDENDVTTNGFTAVAGTAASGAAATVGEDKDKKNFSGIHSTGFRDFLLKPELLRAISDLGFEHPSEVQQECIPQAVLGMDVLCQAKSGHGKTAVFVLATLQQLEPVNGQVSVLVLCHTRELAFQIKNEYTRFAKYMPDVRISTFYGGTPVSKDAEILRDKTKCPHIVVATPGRLNALARDKVLDAKNVKHFVLDECDKMLEQLDMRRDVQEIFRTTPHHKQVMMFSATLAKDIRATCKKFMSNPLEIFVDDETKLTLHGLQQHYVKLEENAKNRKLNELLDTLEFNQVVIFVKSVARAIELDKLLVSCNFPSIAIHSGLQQEERIRRYTAFKAFEKRILVATDIFGRGIDVERVNIVINYDSPPDADSYLHRVGRAGRFGTKGLAITYVSSDEDQQVMSAIQSRFEVAVPELPDHIDPASYMTS, translated from the exons ATGAGCGCTCACGACAACGAGGATCTTATTGACTACGAGGATGAAAATGACGTGACCACCAACGGTTTCACTGCCGTTGCTGGTACTGCGGCATCTGGTGCAGCGGCAACGGTTGGAGAAGACAAGGACAAAAAGAACTTTTCAGGCATCCATTCGACTGGCTTCCG GGATTTCCTGCTCAAGCCTGAACTTCTGCGTGCAATTAGTGACTTGGGTTTTGAGCACCCTTCAGAAG TTCAACAGGAATGCATCCCTCAAGCCGTCCTCGGAATGGATGTCTTGTGTCAGGCGAAGTCCGGACACGGCAAAACTGCCGTTTTCGTTCTAGCCACCCTCCAGCAGCTTGAACCCGTCAATGGTCAAGTTTCCGTCCTTGTCCTTTGCCACACCCGCGAACTGGCCTTCCAGATCAAAAACGAGTACACCCGTTTCGCCAAGTATATGCCCGACGTCCGAATCAGCACTTTCTATGGCGGCACTCCAGTTTCAAAAGATGCCGAAATCCTCCGAGACAAGACCAAATGCCCACACATCGTCGTCGCCACCCCCGGTCGTTTGAACGCACTCGCGAGAGATAAAGTCTTGGATGCAAAGAACGTGAAACATTTTGTGCTGGACGAATGCGATAAAATGCTGGAACAGCTTG ACATGCGTCGAGACGTACAAGAAATTTTCAGGACTACCCCTCATCACAAGCAAGTCATGATGTTTAGCGCCACTCTTGCAAAGGACATCAGAGCAACGTGCAAGAAATTCATGTCGAAT CCCCTTGAAATTTTCGTGGATGACGAGACAAAACTCACCCTGCACGGTCTCCAACAACATTATGTTAAGCTCGAAGAGAATGCCAAAAACAGAAAACTGAACGAGTTGCTCGATACTCTAGAGTTCAACCAG GTCGTCATCTTTGTCAAGTCAGTTGCTCGCGCTATCGAATTGGACAAGCTCCTCGTCAGCTGCAATTTCCCGAGTATCGCCATTCACTCAGGTCTGCAGCAGGAAGAACG TATACGTCGTTATACTGCCTTCAAGGCATTTGAAAAACGTATCTTGGTCGCGACAGATATTTTTGGACGTGGCATTGATGTCGAGCGTGTCAATATTGTGATCAATTATGATTCTCCACCTGACGCCGACAGCTACCTTCATCGTGTCGG GCGAGCTGGACGTTTCGGAACGAAAGGTCTCGCCATAACCTACGTTTCTTCGGATGAAGATCAGCAGGTCATGTCCGCCATCCAGTCGAGGTTCGAGGTCGCGGTTCCTGAACTTCCCGACCACATCGACCCTGCCAGCTACA TGACATCCTAG